The genomic DNA CTAAATCTTTTATAGACTCATCTAAGTTATTATCCATTTGTTTGAAGTTGTTTTTTATTCTTTGGTGGGCTTGTTCGCAAAATATTTTTGTCATTTTTAAGGCATTTTCAACTTGAGCGTCTTCTTGTTTAATTTGTGTTGAACAATGGGAAACACAAGCTATCATTAGGTATAGATCAATTGTAATGTCTGCCAATCGTTTTTGAACCAATTGCATTTCAACAATTTTATTACCATGACGCTGTAAAACTTTTTCAACTGTATTTGCTAAAGCAACAACATAACTTTCAATGAGAGAAGTTTCTTTTTTTAATTTAACATCCGCCAACCTAATACTATCTCCATACAAATTGCGTGATAGTTTGTTACTGACATAATCATACAACAGTCCAAAAGATTTAATAGGTTTATTCAACAGTGATTTTTGCAAAAGTTTAAGCTTTTCACCGGTTTCTTTAATACCAGACAAAGCAATAAAACAACGAAGAATCTCATTGGTTCCTTCAAAAATCATGTTGATTCTGGCATCACGCAACATACGTTCATAAGGATATTCTTGCATATAACTTGATCCACCGGCAATTTGAGTGGCTTCATTGGCTATATGCCAAAGTTTTTCTGAACCTGCAATTTTGCAGACTGCCGATTCTATTGAGTAATCTTCTATCCCCTGATCCACCAAGTTACAGGTCAGATACGTTGCAGATTCAAGGGCATAAATCTCACTTTGCATTAAACCTAACTTTTCTTTAATCATACCAAATGATCCAATGGTACGGCCAAACTGCTTACGGGTATTGGCTTGAGTAGCCGCCAATTCTAAAAGCTTTTTTGACCCACCTATACAACCTGCCGCCAAACCTAAACGGCCTGAATTTAAAATTTGCATAGCCAATTTAAAACCATGACCAATCTCTCCTAAAATATTTTCTTTGGGAACATGCACCTGATCAAAATGTAGCTCAACCGTTGATGATGCTTTAATACCAAGTTTTTTCTCTTCTGGACCATGACTAAAACCCG from Oligoflexia bacterium includes the following:
- a CDS encoding acyl-CoA dehydrogenase family protein, whose product is MPEIIEKENQTDLSFAKSLFLGRLLENMVFPYPENKEQETVNMICDAVERFAKDHIDSAKIEKEGTLKPEFLSQLAELGLFGLMIPEEYGGLGLSQMAYGKVFECIGGIDASIAVTLGAHASIGLKGLLLAGNEEQKQRFLPKLATGEMIAAFALTEPGAGSDAYSLKTRAEEQEDGSYKITGNKIWITNGAFASFFTVFAKTKSKETGKEKVTAFIVTKDMPGFSHGPEEKKLGIKASSTVELHFDQVHVPKENILGEIGHGFKLAMQILNSGRLGLAAGCIGGSKKLLELAATQANTRKQFGRTIGSFGMIKEKLGLMQSEIYALESATYLTCNLVDQGIEDYSIESAVCKIAGSEKLWHIANEATQIAGGSSYMQEYPYERMLRDARINMIFEGTNEILRCFIALSGIKETGEKLKLLQKSLLNKPIKSFGLLYDYVSNKLSRNLYGDSIRLADVKLKKETSLIESYVVALANTVEKVLQRHGNKIVEMQLVQKRLADITIDLYLMIACVSHCSTQIKQEDAQVENALKMTKIFCEQAHQRIKNNFKQMDNNLDESIKDLANVTQNLEIV